One genomic region from Gossypium hirsutum isolate 1008001.06 chromosome D13, Gossypium_hirsutum_v2.1, whole genome shotgun sequence encodes:
- the LOC107919012 gene encoding pectate lyase, translating to MAGVGNKSFSLILYFLCLGVIIPSLEAHIAEYDDYWRERELQAKENLEKAYNPNPEEVTQHFNDHVARTLMGFRTNSTRRMLKKQKGGPCGATNPIDQCWRCDRNWERNRKKLADCALGFGRGTTGGKDGPIYVVTDPTDDVLNPSSGTLRHAVIQNRPLWITFARGMIIRLKEELLMTSNKTIDGRGANVHIAYGAGITIQFAKNVIIHNIHIHNIFPSKGGKIKDGENHLGLRTRSDGDGISLFGATNVWLDHLSVYKCSDGIIDAIQGSTAITISNCHFTDHNDVMLFGASDSYSADEKMQITVAFTRFGKNLVQRMPRVRFGFVHVVNNDYRHWIMSAIGGSSHPTIISHGNRFRAPRNIAAKQVCKREYATEQEWKNWDWRSEGDLMLNGAIFTQSGDPKAAKKFGGYKMIAYKPAHMVPLLVRWSGTLECRPNKPC from the exons ATGGCCGGAGTGGGAAATAAAAGTTTTAGCTTGATTTTATATTTCCTGTGCTTGGGGGTTATAATCCCTAGCCTCGAGGCTCACATCGCAGAATATGATGACTATTGGAGGGAAAGGGAGTTGCAAGCTAAAGAAAACCTGGAGAAGGCTTACAATCCTAACCCAGAGGAAGTCACCCAGCATTTCAACGACCATGTGGCCAGGACCTTGATGGGGTTTCGCACCAATTCCACGAGGAGGATGTTGAAGAAGCAGAAGGGAGGTCCTTGTGGAGCAACCAACCCTATCGATCAATGCTGGCGATGTGACCGCAACTGGGAAAGGAACAGGAAAAAGTTGGCTGATTGCGCACTTGGATTTGGCCGTGGTACTACCGGTGGAAAGGATGGACCCATTTACGTTGTCACTGATCCTACCGATGATGTTCTTAACCCAAGTTCCGGAACTTTGCGTCATGCTGTGATCCAGAACCGCCCACTTTGGATCACTTTCGCTAGGGGGATGATTATTAGGTTGAAAGAGGAGCTCCTTATGACCAGCAACAAAACCATCGATGGTAGGGGAGCCAATGTGCATATTGCTTATGGGGCTGGTATTACCATCCAGTTTGCCAAGAACGTCATCATTCATAACATCCATATCCATAACATCTTCCCTAGCAAAGGTGGCAAGATCAAGGATGGCGAGAACCACCTTGGGTTGAGGACAAGGAGCGATGGTGATGGCATCTCCCTTTTCGGAGCAACCAACGTTTGGCTTGACCATCTTTCCGTTTACAAGTGCTCCGATGGTATCATCGATGCTATTCAGGGTTCCACCGCCATTACCATTTCCAACTGCCACTTCACTGACCACAACGAT GTGATGCTGTTTGGAGCAAGCGACAGCTACAGTGCTGATGAGAAGATGCAAATCACCGTTGCTTTCACCCGCTTCGGTAAAAATTTGGTACAAAGGATGCCTAGGGTCCGATTTGGTTTCGTCCATGTTGTGAACAACGATTACCGTCATTGGATCATGTCCGCTATTGGAGGCAGCAGTCACCCTACAATTATCAGCCATGGCAACCGATTTAGAGCCCCACGTAACATTGCAGCTAAACAG GTTTGCAAGAGGGAATATGCAACTGAGCAAGAGTGGAAGAACTGGGATTGGAGATCAGAGGGTGATTTGATGTTGAACGGTGCCATTTTCACACAATCAGGAGACCCGAAGGCCGCCAAGAAATTCGGAGGCTACAAGATGATAGCGTATAAGCCGGCTCACATGGTGCCACTCCTGGTGAGGTGGTCAGGAACACTCGAGTGCCGCCCAAACAAGCCTTGTTAG